One segment of Alistipes finegoldii DSM 17242 DNA contains the following:
- a CDS encoding (3R)-hydroxymyristoyl-ACP dehydratase, whose amino-acid sequence MQKLFSDIDNYLSAEDRLAFRVRLDAAHPVYAGHFPGNPVLPGVCTLQIVRECLERGTGRRHRFTAIRECKFLGMIVPQADTLLDIDIRLADDGTAAKKVTCVVTNNEKTVLKLKATATPKP is encoded by the coding sequence ATGCAGAAACTCTTCAGCGACATAGACAACTACCTCTCGGCAGAGGACCGGCTCGCGTTCCGGGTCCGGCTCGATGCGGCGCATCCGGTCTACGCAGGGCACTTCCCCGGCAACCCCGTGCTGCCGGGCGTCTGCACGCTGCAGATCGTCCGGGAGTGTCTGGAGCGCGGCACGGGACGCAGGCACCGCTTCACGGCGATCCGCGAATGCAAGTTCCTCGGCATGATCGTTCCGCAGGCGGACACTCTGCTCGACATAGACATCCGCCTCGCAGACGACGGCACGGCGGCGAAAAAAGTGACCTGCGTCGTCACGAACAACGAAAAAACGGTCCTCAAACTCAAGGCGACCGCCACCCCCAAACCATGA
- a CDS encoding LolA family protein, which translates to MKIASLLIPFALLSALTAQGQLPDSFRERLAQASRDNKTIQCDFTQHRQVRRMKGEIELKGRFYYDNTKAMALEYTVPAGDKVIIRDDRIILRTAGQVTETATSANPMLQQVALMIRASMTGDLSQFGEGWQIGYDETEGAGTVRMVPLSRRARKYIDSITLRFDLENMTLDRMELNETEGGHSVYEFRDKRFNLAVDPAKFNP; encoded by the coding sequence ATGAAAATAGCCTCCCTGCTAATTCCCTTTGCGCTGCTGTCGGCGCTGACGGCCCAAGGACAGCTGCCCGACTCGTTCCGGGAGCGGCTCGCCCAAGCCAGCCGCGATAACAAGACCATTCAGTGCGACTTCACGCAGCACCGGCAGGTGCGCCGGATGAAGGGCGAAATCGAGCTAAAAGGCCGTTTCTACTACGACAACACCAAAGCCATGGCGCTCGAATACACCGTGCCTGCGGGCGACAAAGTCATCATCCGCGACGACCGCATCATCCTCAGGACCGCCGGGCAGGTGACCGAAACGGCCACCTCGGCCAATCCCATGCTGCAGCAGGTCGCGCTGATGATCCGCGCCAGCATGACGGGCGACCTCTCGCAGTTCGGCGAGGGGTGGCAGATCGGCTACGACGAAACGGAGGGCGCGGGGACCGTACGGATGGTACCCCTGTCGCGCCGCGCCCGCAAATACATCGACTCGATCACGCTCCGCTTCGACTTGGAGAACATGACGCTCGACCGGATGGAGCTGAACGAAACCGAAGGCGGACATTCGGTCTACGAGTTCCGCGACAAACGATTCAACCTCGCGGTCGATCCCGCGAAATTCAACCCCTGA
- a CDS encoding polysaccharide deacetylase family protein: MYVAAVIIAAGFVLFYCSYQIRLGAYVRTLCRNRAAGRVVALTFDDGPDPEMTPRVLDLLRERGVRATFFLVGAKAERHPELVRRIAAEGHDTGIHTWEHAAGFPMRSSWAMTADILRCRESLRQIAGVETHLFRPPFGVTNPMVARAVKRTQSRCIGWSVRSFDTLLRRSREAVAERIARRLGDGKVILLHDDRPGADRLLRLVLDDLKRRGYGTATVCELFKIEKP, encoded by the coding sequence ATGTATGTAGCCGCCGTCATAATCGCCGCGGGATTCGTCCTGTTCTACTGCTCCTACCAGATACGGCTGGGGGCGTACGTCCGCACGCTGTGCCGCAACCGGGCCGCGGGACGGGTCGTCGCGCTGACGTTCGACGACGGACCGGACCCGGAGATGACGCCCCGCGTGCTGGACCTGCTCCGGGAGAGGGGCGTAAGGGCGACGTTCTTCCTCGTCGGCGCAAAGGCCGAGCGGCATCCGGAACTGGTGCGCCGCATCGCCGCCGAAGGGCACGATACAGGCATACACACTTGGGAGCACGCAGCCGGGTTCCCGATGCGGAGCAGCTGGGCGATGACGGCCGACATCCTGCGGTGCAGGGAGTCGCTCCGGCAGATCGCCGGCGTGGAGACGCACCTTTTCCGGCCGCCGTTCGGGGTCACCAACCCGATGGTGGCGCGGGCCGTGAAGCGGACGCAGAGCCGCTGCATCGGGTGGAGCGTCCGCTCGTTCGACACGCTTCTGCGCCGCAGCCGCGAAGCCGTGGCGGAGCGCATAGCCCGCCGGCTGGGCGACGGCAAGGTGATCCTGCTGCACGACGACCGTCCCGGCGCGGATCGGCTGCTAAGGCTGGTTCTCGACGACCTGAAGCGGCGCGGCTACGGCACGGCGACCGTATGCGAACTGTTTAAAATCGAAAAACCATGA